The nucleotide window TGGATCGCTGGATTGAAGGCAATGAGAGAAGGGCTCCCCTCATGAAGAACATTTTTGTCGACCTGTTGCTTAAGGTCAGTGATCTGATAGACCTTCAGAACAACTGCTGGAATATGGAAAAGCTTCAAGAGTTGTTTTATCAGGAAGATATCGATAGGATTATGTCTATGAAAACAGCTTTTGGGGAAGAAGACTATTGGGTATGGGTGCATAATAAAAATGGCAGCTATTCGGTGAAATCGGGCTATTGGTTTATCAACAATCTGTGCAGAAGAGAAGAGATCAGAGAAGCGGAATCTCGTCCTTCACTGAATGGTCTGAAAGCTGATATTTGGAAACTACAAACAGCCCCTAAAATTAAAACTTTCTTTTGGAGAGCTGTTAGTAATGCTATTCCAGTGGGGGAAATTCTTGTGAAAAGGGGAATCAAAATGGACCCTTGTTGTCAGGATTGTGGTGCCCAAAGAGAGTCCATTAATCACATTTTATTCCAATGCTCCATTGCAAGACAAGTATGGGCTCTAGCCAATGTCCCGCACCCTCAAAATGGCTTCGATGAGGTATCTCATTTCTCTAACTTTCACACTCTGTTAGTGATGATgaagaataaaaatatttcgGAGGAAGTGAGAAATGCAATCCCTTGGATAGTATGGTACTTATGGAAATACAGAAATGGTATCATCTTTGAAGCAAAGAAAGTATCAGCTTCTGATCTTGTGGTTAAAGTGTTGGAAGAAGCAGAATTTTGGTTGTTGGCTCAAAAGAATGAACAGCAgagggagaaagaagaacatgaGGCAGGGATGGTTGTTATAAAGTCCTGGTCAGTTCCTCCGCGTGGATGGTTGAAAGGAAACATTGGAGTTGAGTGGAACAGAGTGCAAGCTAGGAGTGGAGCAGCTTGGGTGATTAGAGATGACAAAGGAAAGGTTCTTCTGCACAGTAGACGTGCTTTTTCCAATATTTGCTCTTTGGAGGAAGCTAAATATCAAGCGCTTTTATGGTCGGTGGAATCCTTTCATTTCCACCATCTTAACAAAATCATAATAGCCTTAGATGATTCGACCTTCCCGAGCGTTGTCTTAAGACCAAAGGCTTGGCCAAGCTTCAGATGCCAATATATTGAGATTATGAAGAGGTTGGAAAAATTTGAGTGGTGGAGGTTgcaaaaagaagaaagatcTTCCAATAGAGGAGCCTTCCTCATTGCTCAAAGTGTGATCAAAGGTGGCTATGCTCAGTCTTATGTAGCTGCTGGTGCTCCTTTTTggcttctccatctctttcaGTATGAGGAATGCCTTTCCTCTATGGGTTTGGCCTcgtagtgatgatatgcaaggTGATTTTTTGGTAAGATCAAGACTGGTTTTATTTGATCTTTAGTTGGGGTTTTTTTGGGGTTTACTATAGCCAGTTTGTTGAAATAGTTGTATATGATGTTTTAATAGGTGGTTTGTTGTTCCTGTTGTAAATTTAACTTCCTTGCTCGTTTGAGCATAAAATGAAATCAAtagacgaaaaaaaaaaaaatgttgtcatTAACTTAACtggaaaaaaatatgtttattatataagaaattttcttttcaattGATCGATGAGGCGAACTAAAATTACATGTTGTGATTTTAAGTCAGGGAGGTTACTGGCTTCGACCTCCTGGTATTCAAAAGAGAAAAGAGATATAAATATCTTATGATTGGCTTGGTTTAGTTACATGATTGCTGGCTAACTTTTACATAATCTTTTCTTGGTATGCTCTATTTCAGTGAAGTGACAGAAAACTGttaatcctatttttttttttttggtaaaactgtTAATCCTATATATGATCTCTCTTTCTATTactaattaaaatttgaaaactcTAAAAGTTTGATTGATAATTTAACGATGGAATGTAGTTTTAATGTAATTTGACAATTCTATACCAATTCACAATGGGTGAATGATAGGTCTTAGATTTCCAAACATATACCAAGACACAATTCCGACAAATTATTCAAATATCATGATAGTTTTGTTTAAAgggcaattctcataaatatatcattttcaagttttggtcacaaaaataacaagaaggaaaatgaccaaaatgtttcatttaataggtaaaaggatattataaaataaaaaaaataaaaaaaaaacaaaaataaataaataaatttatttttatagttttagattatatgttttcaaattcgaatttttttataaatttacttttttaattttttttcgatttttttttcaaattttctttttgtaattcgaaaatactttttaaaacaatttttaaaatttttattttcaaatttttaatatttattttctgttctataaaattttaaaccttaaactcaaatctccactccttaactctaaaACCCTAAGAGCACCTCCAATGGGAGTTCTTTCCATTAGGGTCCTTAATATAtgtgttatgtatatatatatgtatatatatattatatatatgtatatatattatatatgtatatatatattatatatgtataagtaATATGAGGTCCACAATTTTTGTAGAATCCCATAGGTAAAGGttcttaaaatagaattttaagaATCTTTAAGAACTCTTTTTTCATGGGGTTCCACAATAATTGTGGATCCCACAATAATttacacatatataatatatatactagactttgatccgcgcaggcgcgcggatatatattttggaaaatatgtttatatttatttttcatgtaattattagggtttggcaaaatgaatccgaggaacagaaccgataccgatccaaaaatatagtaccaaacccgaacataaattgattaaatattcgaattattcaaattttgttatttagagaataTAATCTGATCTAAACCAAagtattcgggtacccgaatttatctaaaaatagatttatatacttatatatattaattatttttagatttaacgtatataaaacaacAAGAATGATACTTTAaatttggtttaaatacttgataatatatatagatagtcaaaagtaaatatctgaaatagttaaaatatactcaaatcaccaaaaatacttaaaataattattgatttcatatccaaaattataaatcaagccaattgatatgttaagcttaggtattctgacatatgttattcaaatttataggtaatatattattttatttatagattgtgaggatttaaatataatgatttaaaactttaaaaataatttaaatgggttatccaaacccgaaccaaacccgcaaagatccgaatcGAGCTCAAactaaaatttagaaacatcctaataggactgaaatctttgaccccgaaaaaccaaaatgcaaaccgatcagaaccaaacccgtatgggtacccGAAAGCTCATctctagtcattattatatattatatattgtcatcatataattaatcatattttatacgtatcatcatataagtaatcatataattaataatattttattcgtaccatcatataaataattacatatattatattcttaaaacttaatatgaaatataaaaaccataatttgagttggtatttcaaattgggctttgtattgtatttttcttatatatattgacaatatttttttataatggttgttgaaaaatattttagtaaaaatccatttttgaatatatgtatatttttgaatcaatttttgatataaatcaactttgaattattattttgatttaaaatatgtatataaagtttaaattttgttttatggttagtttagaaaaaaaaaagttttaggcaattagattgatccattttcgtatattttaaaactggtcgagatagatagatattttcttataatatgatggactttcattttttattaatgacataagcccattactttttttttaatattacaatccttgtttccaaacaattttttttttaaagactacaatccatgtttccaaacacttcaaattttttaatagtcCTATTCAAATCTCCAAACAATCCAACTTtatacttgagttttaataatatagatatatatatatatatatatatattaagaatctCAATGGAGAAAACCCCCCAATTAGAGATGGTTTAAgatttggattagttaaccctaagagtataagtgtatatttacctctttaattaAACATTTTTGTCATTATTGCTATGCTACCGTATTCTCCTTTGATTAAACACAAACGATGCTAGTTATTATCTTTGAACTGAAATTACAAAAGtcaacaaaaatattgaaaatctCTTGAAACATATACTCAAAGGTCAAAACAAAGAAATACAAGTCCAAAAGAACGAAACATAAAATAGGAAGAGGAGCTGAGAAAGCAGGAAAGTGTATGAAAGAATCATATAGATTCACAAAACTCGGTAGACAAAATCCAACTATTTTCATACAACAGAACTGATATCCACAATTTTCTGAGTGTTATGGTTACTTATAATACAGACAAGGATCACCAAAGAGGAGAAAGGGACCCGGTTCCGGGAACAAAGGTTTGGAAAGACATTTTACTGAGGGATCTTTCTACAAAATACATTACTGGAGAGACGTAAGTAGAATGAGGTGATGTGACATGAGAAGTGTATGTATAACAGGCCTTGCGGGATTTTGTTACGTGAAACGTAACGATTCTGATCAAAAGCAATTGATCTCAAGAAAACAAGATAATATTCATAGAATTTAAGAACTGAGTACAAGATAATATTCATATAATATTCATAGAATTTAAGACGTTCATGGGATGCCCACACGTATCAGATTTGTTTCTATGCATATTGGCTTTGGGGATAAGGTTAATGATAGTTATAGACCTGTAGGCTTATTATTTAGGTTATAGCATTATAGTGAAAATCCACTTGTAACCAAACAGTGTTTAATAATGAAATGATATACCATTTTCTTATGGTCTCTGGTAATAAACTTGAAGCTCACCATGGAAAAGCATATAATCAGGCAGAAACAACATTTCAAAATCAGAAGATCCTCAAAACTTGAGATGAACATATAGATATAAAAAATTGAGATTATAGTTGTTAAATTCTCACATCTTATGATGGGGAACCAAAAGTGCTGGTTCAGTAAAATCTTATTAAACTCTGCAGTGTAATTGGAGCTGACATCATGAAGGTAACATCAAAAGAAGATTCTTCTTCAGGCAGGAGAGTGTTTTAAAGAGGACCAGGGAAAGTTCCATTCTCTCTTTGCTCGTTCCACTTGTCAACCTACAAACATACACAGAAAGAGTGTTTAAATGTCATTTAACTAATCATCATCAACCAAGCTACTGAAAACACAAAAGGAGTGAAGGGAAGGTACGCATACCCATTCACCGGGGCAAAGAGATCGGTAAAACTTTGAAAACTTATCGCATTCTGGAGCGTCGTCACCCTTAGCAGCTACACATCTgaagatttttataaacaaGCAAAAGACTTAAGGCATGGGGAGAGGAACAGACAGCAATTAAGGAAAATTAGAGAAGAAACACGGTGTTTTCACCTGTGATATTCAATGTAACGTGTGAAACAATGCCTTGTTTGGTTAGTTGTCGGGAAACGGAAATCAGCGGGAGCCGTCTCAAGCTGAAAAGAAAAGACACCATAAGATGAGCAGACAGAACACAATGAGCAAAACACATCAAAGTCAGGCTACTAGAACATACCTTGATCTCATCAGGAGTCTCCTCAACAACTTCTTCACTAGCGTTGCCATCATTACTCTCTTCCACCGCAGCAGGAGTCTCTTCCTCTACCACAGCAGGAGGAGCCTCTTCAGAAGCAGCAGGAGGAGACTCAGACTTGTCCTCAGCAGGAGACTCTTCACTGGCTTTGTCGGTGCTAACCTCTTCAGCTTGAGAAGTAACCTCTGGTGCAACCTCGACAGGCTTCGCGCTTGTGTCTTGCTTCACTTCCTTCTCCAAATGATATTGCTAAAACCAAATGAATCAACGGTTAAACCAAGTGATACCCAAACATAAAAGATCTGTTCTTTCTCCCTAAGGTCATAGAAGAAAGAACAGAGTCCAATCATGTTTGACCAATCAGATCTGTCAGATGTGAAGTCAAAACACAACAACGCAAGAATCAAAACCTAAATCAACGAGACTAATCTGATTCTTGAGTAGATCGGATGCAATAAGAGATTGAAAACAGAGCATCGGCGAGAGACGAATTGAGAAAAGGGGTGTAGATGAAGAGATTACCTCGGAGAGCGACGGAGTTTGAGAAGCTACAGATTCCGCCATTGAAGTGAGTGGTCTCCGAGATTCTTCAgatcgacgaggatcggagagACAGAGAATCTTTTCTGATGACAAAGAAACGAGTGTTAGGTTTAGGTTCTTGCAGGATCTATCTGACCATTTCTCATTTCCCACACAGACTAAAACGACAGTGTCTTTTCCTGACATGAAACGGGCCTGAAGCCCATTAGTCTTCTTTAGGCCCAGTATATCTATCTACATTAATCCGTAATAAtggaaattaaataattttggaACACGGTAACACTGTCGTTACTCGTTACGAAGAAAAAGACCCAAAAGATAAAATAGGGattattggttgttgtatttcaatgaattttaaattatgaacTAAATCTATTATTATTGGTTCTGTGATTTTCAAATCTGTATTAAAACAATAGCCAACAAATGAAATTACATATGATAAATTGCGATATTTcagtaaaaacatattttttcccAGCCATATTCAAGAACATGGATGGATCAACAGAATTTACAGAAAGTAATTATTTATCCATCCACATAATGCAGCGTATAGATTTCCCTTCCACCAGTAAATCGAAAGCCTTGTTAATTTCTTCAAAGCTTATCTCGTGTGTGATAAAACCATCCAAATTAAGCTCctgaaatttatttaaatagttaatatagttattaactctttttctttttacttgtaaataatcatatatgatatatttatataccatCCTTTGTCTGCATATAATTTGCTTAATTCAAAATTAGATTAATCGAATACCTTTTTCAAATAACGATCGACGAGAATGGGGATATCAAGTTTGGGTTTTAGACCACCAAACAAACTTCCGTGGACACTTCTACCTCTGAGAATAGCGCGACTATCTAAGCTTATTGGCGAAGCGTTCTTCTCCATCCCCAATATTACCGTCTTCCCCGAACCCTACGAATAAATTAATAGCAAAACCGATTTACTTTGGTTTATCCATAGAATGCTGTACAACCAAATAGAAAAACCGGTAAGAAAAACTTACCGTGCGGGAGCTATTGAAAGCCTCTTCCATCAAGGAAGCTAAACCAATGCATTCAAAACTATAGTCAACTCCTCCTCCTGTCATTTCTTTAATCACCTTTTtcataacaacaacaataatgTTATAATTTCTGTCCGCACGTTTGaaactaaaattttgaaaactatatataaaatttctGTGGATCAACGGACTTGGCTTATTGTCTTCTCTCCACATGAAGCCGTATTGATAAAGTCCGTGATGCCGAATCTCTTACCTACTCGACATCAATAATTATGGTTTTTAAATGATAGAATATAACATGACAAACAAGTAATAACTACGAATAAAATATCTCATATCAAAAGTATAAGAAAgtttaagtaatatataaaggttAGCCA belongs to Brassica rapa cultivar Chiifu-401-42 chromosome A07, CAAS_Brap_v3.01, whole genome shotgun sequence and includes:
- the LOC103829329 gene encoding cytochrome c oxidase subunit 6b-1, whose amino-acid sequence is MSGKDTVVLVCVGNEKWSDRSCKNLNLTLVSLSSEKILCLSDPRRSEESRRPLTSMAESVASQTPSLSEQYHLEKEVKQDTSAKPVEVAPEVTSQAEEVSTDKASEESPAEDKSESPPAASEEAPPAVVEEETPAAVEESNDGNASEEVVEETPDEIKLETAPADFRFPTTNQTRHCFTRYIEYHRCVAAKGDDAPECDKFSKFYRSLCPGEWVDKWNEQRENGTFPGPL